A stretch of DNA from Danaus plexippus chromosome 31, MEX_DaPlex, whole genome shotgun sequence:
TGGTTCGATTTTGGTGTCCGCGAGTGTAGTAATCATTTaatcaatatcaaatatataaatgaaataaaaatgcctTACCAGGCAAATAGATGTTgcatcattataaataatatataaaattgcttCACATGTAAGTGAAACTGATGTTGTTGAAATCGTCTTCATAGTTAGATAAATTAGACACAGATGCGGAACTTGAATATCCTGGATTTTCTGGATCACAGATATTGGACGTCGGGGTACCACAGGACAACAACGAAGATCTGGTTTGCTGTCTCAATGCTTTTAATTGAATCTCCGATAAAGCCTTTTGAATATCTGTTTTTGCAATAATTAAGAACTCGCGTGGCAATGTACGTTAAGTCGAGGCTACATATCTCCCAAAAATGTCGAATTCatcttctttattttgtagtaacgatgttgtattttttagtAACATTCTCggcgattttatttattttgtcaatggCTTCGTGTACCTCGTCCTgtcttttatttgatttgcCCCTTTTCTTCGTTGCTAGTTTTGATGGCACAGTGAATGTAGATGAGGACGTTTCGGTTAGTTCTTGAACtcgattttcaataattttctgtCATTCTCTCCTAATACCGTATCATTATTTACGAAGTCAACAGTATCAGTAGCTATTTCCGAATTTTCATCgatctgtaaataaaaaatattcatggtTATATGTTCTTTCTTCAGGTCCCAAACACAGAACAAAAATGGACGGATATAAAAACTCGATTTCAGATAAAGTGGAATTTTCCCGGATGTATTGGGGCAATTGATGGTAAACGTATAAACTTGCGAGCTCCAGCCTGTAGTGGATCTGagttctataataataaaaaaacttctagCATCGTTTTACTAGCTTGTGTCGACGATGATTATTCATTCACTTATATTGATATTGGTGCAAAGGGCAGACATTCTGACGTCGGAGTTTTTAGTAATTGTTCTTTAAAACGAGCAATCGATGACGGTAGTCTGAATATTCCAGCAGAGAGTGTCATTGTTGCGGATGCTGCATTCCcgcttcaaaataatataatgaaaccaTACCCGGGAAATAATCTAACGACGCGGCAAAAGATTTTCAATTACCGCGTTTCAAGGGCTCGGCGGATTGTAGAAAATGCGTTCGGTATATTGGCGAGCAGGTTTCGTATTTTTGAAAAACCAATAGCCAACAACGTCAAGGATACCATAAAAATAACGAGGACATCTTGCGCGCTTCATAACTGGCTAAGGAAAAATGATCCTAACTATCTTGAACCTGGACTTGCGGATTATGAAGATATCTCTACTGGTATAACAATGAATGGCTCCTGGAGACAAGTGCCTCTTCGAAACTTCGAGAACATGGGAGAAGATAATACCTTAACTGAAAATGGGACAACAGTTCGGGACAGATTCGCTGATTACTTCAGCAGTGAAGGTGCAGTGCCGTGGCAAACGAGATTTATTCACTAACATCCCGGAACAATTTGAGGGTAGACTGCACTAGGGACAGACATAACAAGACAGAACCCACTATGATAATAAATCATGAAgtacctatataaaaaatatattccaattGGATCATCaattcattaacatttttaactgaACACCTCATAGGTATCACTACTAACCTAAACACACATTTTTTCagtaatctttaaaaaacaaactcgcgaggtgtttttttttatgagaagtGTATTAGATTGTCTCGTGTTAGTCCAAAAAATgtctgaataataaaatataaaaaaaaaaatagtgatattttatataatattatatttcttgaaaatacatattaaataacctACTTAATTAGGATTGTCTTtggtaacataaataaaatttgtatacttacatttcaaaatgtcttctctttatttttaaatgctcTTAAAAATCCATCGGCAGTTGAAAGCCATGACACCTTCGGTTTCTAAACAATCTCGGTCGCTTCCGGATCGAGGGctcttttcaat
This window harbors:
- the LOC133319867 gene encoding uncharacterized protein LOC133319867 — translated: MDQQLLLCGAILTVCGVLKKKLITSLKKKKKRFWMRHLLKSRKMHGASDTLCANLNPALECDVEDRDNFFRIPKNLFDDLLRMVEERIEKKDTLYREALPARLKLEVTLRYLATGESYKSLYYLFRVSPSIMSSFIPEVCDALYDALADYIKVPNTEQKWTDIKTRFQIKWNFPGCIGAIDGKRINLRAPACSGSEFYNNKKTSSIVLLACVDDDYSFTYIDIGAKGRHSDVGVFSNCSLKRAIDDGSLNIPAESVIVADAAFPLQNNIMKPYPGNNLTTRQKIFNYRVSRARRIVENAFGILASRFRIFEKPIANNVKDTIKITRTSCALHNWLRKNDPNYLEPGLADYEDISTGITMNGSWRQVPLRNFENMGEDNTLTENGTTVRDRFADYFSSEGAVPWQTRFIH